A DNA window from Xanthomonas campestris pv. campestris str. ATCC 33913 contains the following coding sequences:
- a CDS encoding MerR family transcriptional regulator codes for MLDPGSNRELPPIPAKRYFTIGEVSELCDVKPHVLRYWETEFPSLEPVKRRGNRRYYQRHDVLMVRQIRGLLYEQGYTIGGARLRLEGDGAKSESALSNQIIKQVRMELEEVLQLLRR; via the coding sequence ATGCTGGATCCGGGCAGTAATCGCGAGCTACCGCCGATTCCGGCCAAGCGCTACTTCACCATCGGTGAGGTGAGCGAGCTGTGCGACGTCAAGCCGCACGTGCTGCGCTATTGGGAAACCGAATTTCCGAGCCTGGAGCCAGTCAAGCGGCGCGGCAACCGACGCTACTACCAGCGGCACGATGTGCTGATGGTGCGGCAGATTCGTGGCCTGCTGTACGAGCAGGGTTACACCATCGGGGGCGCGCGTCTGCGTCTTGAAGGGGATGGGGCCAAGAGCGAGTCAGCGCTGAGCAATCAGATCATCAAGCAGGTGCGCATGGAGCTTGAAGAAGTCCTGCAGCTGCTGCGACGCTAG
- a CDS encoding integration host factor subunit alpha: MALTKAEMAERLFDEVGLNKREAKEFVDAFFDVLRDALEQGRQVKLSGFGNFDLRRKNQRPGRNPKTGEEIPISARTVVTFRPGQKLKERVEAYAGSGQ, from the coding sequence ATGGCATTGACGAAAGCGGAGATGGCCGAGCGTCTGTTCGACGAAGTCGGCCTGAACAAGCGTGAGGCGAAGGAATTCGTCGACGCGTTTTTCGATGTGCTGCGCGATGCACTGGAGCAGGGCCGTCAGGTGAAGTTGTCGGGCTTCGGCAACTTCGATCTGCGGCGCAAGAACCAACGGCCCGGTCGCAATCCCAAGACCGGTGAGGAAATTCCGATCTCGGCCAGGACGGTGGTGACCTTCCGCCCCGGCCAGAAACTCAAGGAACGGGTGGAGGCTTATGCTGGATCCGGGCAGTAA
- the pheT gene encoding phenylalanine--tRNA ligase subunit beta, which produces MKFSENWLRSHVPIQASREELAATLTAIGLEVEAVTPLGDALGQVVVARIIAAVRHPEADRLQVCSVDAGQGELLQIVCGAPNARAGLVAPLALVGAQIGELTIKAAKLRGVASNGMLCSAKELGLDSDASGLFELPDDAPVGQALAEYLGLPDASIEIKLTPNRADCFSVRGIAFDVAAACASEVAAFDAAAVAPVSTRTLAVELNAGSEAPRYCGRVIEGIDPAATTPVWMAERLRRSGVRPVSLLVDITQYVMLELGQPMHAFDLDTLHGPVGVRRSRAGEQLALLDGREVTLDDSFLTITDADRPVALAGLMGGLDTRVTNTTRNVFLESAYFDPAAIMGRGRKLGLHTDAGHRFERGVDPALAPQAIEVATRLVLELAGGMPGPVVDAALPHHLPQPASILLRRARIARVLGIQIDDADVARILTALGMHVEAAADGWQVTAPSRRFDIAIEEDLIEELARIHGYDRVPTTLPGGASRIAMPSETQLDELSVRRQLVARELQETINYAFVDAALLERWQLTDGVVPLANPLSAELAVMRPRLLPGLVATLGRNVARQVGRVRLFELGKVFSAAGPGDAPVESQQVAAAVCGDALALQWGEPARKVDFHDLKGDLLALAAASGAVLEFQPSTQPFGHPGRSADIYRDGVCIGWIGQVHPRLAKSLDIDVDVIAFELQLAPLVKRALPRAGELSRYPSMRRDLAFLVPDAVSWAALSASVRTSVGPLLREVQLFDRYVGQGVEPGFKSLAMGLILQDNSRTLTDRDVDAVVADVVAVIEREHRARIRG; this is translated from the coding sequence ATGAAATTCTCAGAAAATTGGCTGCGTAGCCACGTTCCGATCCAGGCGAGCCGCGAGGAGCTTGCCGCGACGCTGACGGCCATTGGCCTGGAAGTCGAAGCGGTCACGCCGCTGGGTGATGCGCTGGGCCAGGTGGTGGTGGCGCGGATCATCGCGGCGGTGCGCCATCCGGAGGCCGATCGCCTGCAGGTGTGCAGCGTCGACGCGGGGCAGGGCGAGTTGCTGCAGATCGTCTGCGGTGCGCCCAATGCGCGCGCTGGCCTGGTCGCGCCACTGGCCCTGGTCGGTGCGCAGATCGGCGAGCTGACGATCAAGGCGGCCAAGCTGCGCGGTGTGGCGTCCAATGGCATGTTGTGCTCGGCCAAGGAGCTTGGCCTGGACAGCGACGCCTCGGGCCTGTTCGAGCTGCCGGACGATGCGCCGGTGGGCCAGGCGCTGGCCGAGTATCTCGGTTTGCCCGATGCCAGCATCGAAATCAAGCTCACCCCCAACCGCGCCGACTGCTTCAGCGTGCGCGGTATTGCCTTTGACGTGGCGGCTGCCTGCGCCAGCGAAGTCGCCGCCTTTGATGCGGCTGCCGTGGCGCCTGTATCGACGCGCACGCTCGCGGTCGAGCTCAATGCCGGCAGCGAGGCGCCGCGCTATTGCGGGCGGGTGATCGAAGGCATCGATCCTGCGGCGACTACGCCGGTGTGGATGGCCGAGCGTCTGCGTCGCAGTGGCGTGCGCCCGGTGTCGTTGCTGGTGGATATCACCCAGTACGTGATGCTGGAGCTCGGCCAGCCGATGCATGCCTTCGACCTGGATACGCTGCATGGGCCGGTTGGCGTGCGGCGCTCGCGTGCTGGCGAGCAACTGGCATTGCTCGATGGCCGTGAGGTCACGCTGGACGACAGCTTCCTCACCATCACCGACGCAGATCGCCCGGTGGCACTGGCCGGCTTGATGGGCGGGCTGGACACGCGCGTCACCAACACCACGCGCAATGTGTTTCTGGAGTCGGCATATTTCGATCCGGCCGCGATCATGGGCCGCGGCCGCAAGCTTGGTCTGCACACCGATGCCGGTCATCGTTTCGAGCGTGGCGTGGATCCGGCGCTGGCACCGCAGGCGATCGAAGTCGCGACGCGCTTGGTGCTGGAGCTGGCCGGTGGCATGCCCGGGCCGGTGGTGGACGCCGCGCTGCCGCACCATCTGCCGCAACCGGCGTCGATTCTGTTGCGGCGTGCGCGCATCGCGCGCGTGCTCGGTATCCAGATCGACGATGCGGACGTGGCGCGGATCCTGACCGCGTTGGGCATGCACGTCGAGGCGGCTGCAGACGGCTGGCAAGTGACGGCGCCGAGCCGCCGCTTCGACATCGCGATCGAAGAGGACCTGATCGAAGAGCTGGCGCGCATCCACGGCTACGACCGTGTGCCGACCACCTTGCCCGGTGGCGCCAGCCGCATCGCCATGCCCAGCGAAACGCAGCTGGACGAGCTCAGCGTGCGCCGCCAGCTGGTGGCGCGCGAGTTGCAGGAAACCATCAACTACGCCTTCGTCGATGCCGCATTGCTGGAGCGCTGGCAACTGACCGATGGCGTGGTGCCGCTGGCCAATCCGCTGAGCGCCGAGCTTGCGGTGATGCGCCCACGGTTGTTGCCGGGCCTGGTGGCCACCCTGGGGCGTAACGTTGCGCGGCAGGTTGGGCGGGTGCGCTTGTTCGAACTGGGCAAGGTGTTCTCCGCTGCAGGCCCTGGCGATGCGCCGGTCGAGTCGCAGCAGGTGGCTGCGGCTGTCTGCGGCGATGCACTGGCGCTGCAATGGGGTGAGCCAGCGCGCAAGGTCGATTTCCACGATCTGAAGGGCGATTTGCTGGCCCTGGCTGCGGCCAGCGGCGCGGTGCTGGAATTCCAGCCGTCCACGCAGCCATTCGGTCACCCGGGCCGGTCCGCCGACATCTATCGCGATGGGGTATGCATTGGCTGGATCGGCCAGGTGCACCCGCGCCTGGCCAAGTCCCTGGACATCGACGTGGACGTCATCGCGTTCGAGCTGCAGCTTGCGCCGCTGGTGAAGCGGGCGCTGCCACGTGCTGGCGAGCTCTCGCGTTACCCCTCGATGCGTCGCGACCTGGCCTTCCTGGTGCCCGATGCGGTGAGCTGGGCGGCGCTGTCTGCAAGCGTGCGCACCAGTGTCGGCCCGTTGCTGCGCGAGGTGCAGTTGTTCGACCGGTATGTGGGTCAAGGGGTCGAGCCAGGTTTCAAGAGTCTGGCTATGGGCTTGATTTTGCAGGATAACTCGCGCACTCTCACCGACCGGGACGTGGATGCGGTCGTCGCCGATGTGGTGGCCGTGATCGAGCGCGAACATCGCGCCCGGATCCGGGGTTGA
- the pheS gene encoding phenylalanine--tRNA ligase subunit alpha, whose translation MSEIQSLTAQALADVAAAHTPDQLETLRVALLGKNGSITAQLKQLGTLPADQRKAAGEAINLARDALTTALSERKQVLETAALDARLEGERIDVTLPGRRGERGGLHPVTRTLERIVEIFARLGYELSDGPEIEDDWHNFEALNFPPHHPARAMHDTFYFGDGRLLRTHTSGVQVRYMDTAVATKSGPPLRMIAAGKVYRSDSDQTHSPMFHQVEGLLVDEHSNFADLKGTLSEFVRAFFERDFEMRFRPSYFPFVEPGAEVDIAWQQPDGSTRWLEVLGCGMVHPNVLRSVGIDPERYTGFAFGLGVERFAMLRYGVNDLRAFFENDVRFLRQFA comes from the coding sequence ATGAGTGAGATTCAATCCCTGACCGCGCAGGCGTTGGCCGATGTTGCTGCCGCGCACACGCCGGACCAGCTGGAAACGCTGCGCGTCGCGCTGCTGGGCAAGAACGGCAGCATCACCGCCCAGCTCAAGCAGCTCGGCACGTTGCCGGCCGACCAGCGCAAGGCGGCTGGTGAGGCGATCAATCTGGCGCGCGATGCGCTGACCACGGCGCTTTCCGAGCGCAAACAGGTGCTCGAAACCGCAGCGCTGGACGCCCGTCTGGAAGGTGAGCGCATCGATGTGACGCTGCCCGGCCGACGCGGTGAGCGCGGCGGTCTGCATCCGGTGACGCGGACCCTGGAGCGCATCGTCGAGATCTTTGCGCGGCTGGGTTACGAGTTGTCTGACGGCCCGGAGATCGAGGACGACTGGCACAACTTCGAAGCGTTGAACTTCCCGCCGCATCATCCGGCGCGTGCCATGCACGACACGTTCTACTTCGGCGATGGCCGCCTGCTGCGCACGCATACCTCCGGCGTGCAGGTGCGTTACATGGATACCGCAGTGGCCACCAAGAGTGGCCCGCCGCTGCGCATGATTGCGGCCGGCAAGGTGTATCGCTCCGATTCGGATCAGACCCACTCGCCGATGTTCCATCAGGTCGAAGGTCTGCTGGTGGACGAGCATTCCAACTTCGCCGATCTCAAGGGCACCTTGTCCGAGTTCGTGCGTGCGTTCTTCGAGCGCGATTTCGAAATGCGCTTCCGGCCCAGCTATTTCCCGTTCGTTGAGCCTGGTGCGGAAGTGGATATCGCCTGGCAGCAGCCCGATGGCAGCACCCGGTGGCTGGAAGTGCTTGGCTGCGGCATGGTGCACCCGAACGTGCTGCGCAGCGTCGGCATCGATCCGGAGCGCTACACCGGCTTCGCCTTCGGTCTGGGCGTCGAGCGCTTTGCGATGCTGCGCTATGGCGTCAACGACCTGCGTGCCTTCTTCGAAAACGACGTGCGGTTTCTCAGGCAGTTTGCTTGA